A portion of the Malania oleifera isolate guangnan ecotype guangnan chromosome 3, ASM2987363v1, whole genome shotgun sequence genome contains these proteins:
- the LOC131151808 gene encoding flowering-promoting factor 1-like protein 2, which produces MSGVWVFDDNGVFRIENPTAEVNGGGGGRQGSGGRRTELVYLATGEVVSSYSSLQQILMRLGWERYYDGNPELLQFHKHSSIDLISLPKDFSKFTSIYMYDIVVKTPNIFQVRDM; this is translated from the coding sequence ATGTCTGGAGTTTGGGTGTTTGATGATAATGGAGTGTTCCGAATCGAAAACCCAACGGCGGAGGTGAACGGCGGAGGAGGAGGGAGGCAGGGCAGTGGGGGAAGAAGGACGGAGTTAGTGTATTTGGCGACGGGGGAGGTGGTGTCGTCGTACTCTTCTCTGCAGCAAATCTTGATGCGCTTAGGGTGGGAGAGGTACTATGATGGGAACCCAGAGCTACTCCAATTCCACAAGCACTCCTCCATTGATCTCATTTCCCTCCCCAAAGACTTCTCCAAGTTCACCTCCATTTACATGTACGATATCGTTGTCAAAACCCCCAACATCTTCCAAGTTCGAGATATGTAG